Below is a genomic region from Actinomadura sp. NAK00032.
GCACCGCGCCCGCACCCGTCTCCGACGACCGCGCCGCCGCCTACGGCGGCGGGTTCCTCACCGGCACCGTCGTCGGCATCCCGCGCGGCGCCGAGCACGCGCAGGCCGCCTGGGAGTTCGTCCGCTACCTCAGCACCGACACCGGAGCGCTGGTCACGTTCGCCAACGCGCTCGGCAACGTGCCGTCCACGATCCCGGCGCTGTCGTCGCCGCAGCTGAAGCTGCCGCCGCAGTTCCGCACGTTCCTCGACGTGTTCAAGAACCCCAACAGCACCACCGCGCCGCCGACGCCCAACGGCAACGACTACATCGTGCGGTTCCAGAAGTTCGTCCAGGACGAATGGGAGCCCGGCAAGGTCGGCGACCTGCCCGCCGCGCTGAAGCGGCTCGACGGCGAGGTCGACGGCTCCCTCAAGCTCGCCGGAGGCTGACCGGTGGCCCCCGGCTCGCTGCGCCTCCCGCTCCCGGGGGCGCGGACCGGGACGGCGGCGGCGCGGGCGCGCCGCCGCCGGCGCCTGCGCGTCCTGGCGTTCCTGTCCCCCTGGCTGGCCGGGTTCGGGCTGTTCTTCGCCTACCCGCTCGCCGCCACCGTCTACTTCTCCTTCACCCGCTACGACCTGTTCAGCCTGGAGTTCACCGGCCTGGACAACTACGCCTACCTGCTGCACGACCGCGAGGCGTGGACGGCGATGCGGAACACGCTGTGGCTGGTGGCCGTGCTCGTCCCCCTCCGGGTGCTGTTCGGGCTCGGCGTCGCCCAGCTCCTCACCCGGATCAGGCGCGGCGGGAACCTGCTGCGCGCCGTCCTGTACCTGCCGTACCTGATCCCGCCGGTGTCGGCCACGGTCGCGTTCGTGTTCCTGCTCAACCCCGGCACCGGCCCGTTCCCGGCCCTCGCCGAGCGGCTCGGGTTCACGCTGCCGGACTTCTTCAACGACGCCGCCTGGGCCAAGCCCGGCCTCACCCTGCTCGCCCTGTGGGCGGTCGGCGACGTGATGATCATCATGCTGGCGGCGCTGCTGAACGTGCCCGCCTCGCTGTACGAGGCCGCCGCCATCGACGGCGCCGGCGCCTGGTCGCGGTTCCGGCACATCACGCTGCCGTCCATCTCCCCCGTGCTGGCGTTCTCCGCCGTCACCGGCGTCATCGAGGCGCTCCAGTACTTCACCCAGCCGATGGTGGCGGGCAAGGTCGCCTCCGGGCGCGCCGACCTGCCCGGCACCCAGTACGCGCCCGGCTACCCCGACGGGTCCACGCTGACGTTCCCGCAGTGGCTCTACGACCAGGGGTTCCGGCAGTTCAACATGGGCTACGCGTGCGTGCTCGCGCTGGTCATGTTCGCCACCGCGATGCTGTTCACGCTCGTCCTGCTGCGCCGGTTCCGCGCGTTCAGCGGGGAGGAGGCCCGATGACCCGCGGAGGCCGGGCGCGCCGCGCCCTGCAGTGGGTCGCGGTGCACGCCGTCGCCGTCGCCCTCGCCGTGATGTTCCTGGCGCCGCCGGCGTTCATGCTGCTGACCGCGGTGATGTCGGACCGGCAGGCGCTCAGCGGCGACCTGTGGCCGGACGGCTGGCACCTCGCGAACTTCGCCGACGTGTTCAGCGGCGACATGGTCCGCTGGACGGTCAACAGCACCGTGTACGCGGCCCTGTCGACGGTGTTCATGCTGGTGTCCAGCGTCCCGGTGGCGTACGCGCTGGCGCGGTTCCGGTTCCGGGGCCGCAACGCCGCGTTCGTCGTGGTGATCGCGGCGATGATGCTGCCGCCGCAGGTCACCATGGTGCCGCTGTACATCGTGTGGGCGCGGCTCGGCCTCACCGGCACGCTGTGGCCGCTGATCATCCCGCAGCTGTTCGGGGACGCGTTCTCGATCTTCCTGCTGCGCCAGTTCCTCGTGACGATCCCCCGCGAGTACGCCGACGCCGCCCGCGTGGACGGCTGCGGGGAGCTGCGCACGATGCTGCGGGTCGTGCTGCCGATGGCGAAGCCGGCGCTGGCCGCGGTCGCGCTGTTCCAGTTCTTCTACTGCTGGAACGACTACTTCCGGCCGCTGGTGTACGCCGACCCCGACCACTGGACGCTCGCGATCGGCGTCGCCACGTTCCGCGCCGCCCACCACGTGGAGTGGAACCTCACCATGGCGGCGACGCTGCTGACGATCCTGCCGGTGCTCGTGGTGTTCATGCTCGCCCAGCGGGTGTTCATCCAGGGTGTGACGTTGACGGGAGTGAAGGGTTGAAGCTGACGGTCATCGGGGGCGGGTCCACCTACACCCCCGAACTGGTCGAGGGGATCGCGGCGGCGCGGGCCGCGCTGCCGGTGTCGGAGCTGGTGCTCGCCGATCCCGACGCGCGGCGGCTGGAGCTCGTCGGCGGCCTCACCCGGCGGATGCTGGCCCGCGCCGGGCATCCCGCGCGGGTCGTCGCCGCGGAGGTCGCCACCGCGGGCGACCTCGACGCGGCGGTGGCGGACGCGGCGGTCGTGCTGCTGCAGCTGCGGGTCGGCGGGCAGGCCGCCCGGCACGTCGACGAGACACTGCCGCTGGCGTGCGGCTGCGTCGGGCAGGAGACGACCGGCGCCGGCGGCCTGGCCAAGGCGCTGCGCACCGTCCCGGTCGTGCTGGACATCGCCGCGCGCGTCGCCGCCCGCGCCCCCGACGCGTGGATCATCGACTTCACCAACCCGGTCGGCATCGTCACCCGCGCGCTGCTGGACGCCGGGCACCGCGCCGTCGGG
It encodes:
- a CDS encoding carbohydrate ABC transporter permease is translated as MAPGSLRLPLPGARTGTAAARARRRRRLRVLAFLSPWLAGFGLFFAYPLAATVYFSFTRYDLFSLEFTGLDNYAYLLHDREAWTAMRNTLWLVAVLVPLRVLFGLGVAQLLTRIRRGGNLLRAVLYLPYLIPPVSATVAFVFLLNPGTGPFPALAERLGFTLPDFFNDAAWAKPGLTLLALWAVGDVMIIMLAALLNVPASLYEAAAIDGAGAWSRFRHITLPSISPVLAFSAVTGVIEALQYFTQPMVAGKVASGRADLPGTQYAPGYPDGSTLTFPQWLYDQGFRQFNMGYACVLALVMFATAMLFTLVLLRRFRAFSGEEAR
- a CDS encoding carbohydrate ABC transporter permease, yielding MTRGGRARRALQWVAVHAVAVALAVMFLAPPAFMLLTAVMSDRQALSGDLWPDGWHLANFADVFSGDMVRWTVNSTVYAALSTVFMLVSSVPVAYALARFRFRGRNAAFVVVIAAMMLPPQVTMVPLYIVWARLGLTGTLWPLIIPQLFGDAFSIFLLRQFLVTIPREYADAARVDGCGELRTMLRVVLPMAKPALAAVALFQFFYCWNDYFRPLVYADPDHWTLAIGVATFRAAHHVEWNLTMAATLLTILPVLVVFMLAQRVFIQGVTLTGVKG